From Halobacteriovorax sp. GB3, a single genomic window includes:
- a CDS encoding DUF167 domain-containing protein encodes MNPVLSFFQGHGIECYSVEQGDDFLSFSLNVQAKPGSKVEKMKFSENGHMVVFVKAKPIEGQANKAITKFVTKNLGIGGGSFVLDCGEKSKIKRFRIVFSFTERKNVDYYLEKLKKTFL; translated from the coding sequence ATGAATCCAGTTCTTTCATTTTTTCAAGGTCATGGAATTGAATGCTACAGTGTTGAGCAAGGAGATGATTTTCTCTCTTTTAGTCTCAATGTCCAAGCAAAGCCAGGATCCAAAGTGGAGAAAATGAAATTTAGTGAGAATGGCCATATGGTTGTCTTTGTTAAGGCCAAACCAATTGAAGGTCAGGCCAATAAGGCGATTACTAAGTTTGTAACTAAGAATTTAGGGATTGGTGGTGGCTCCTTTGTGCTAGATTGTGGTGAAAAATCAAAGATTAAGAGATTTCGTATTGTCTTCTCTTTTACAGAACGTAAAAATGTGGATTATTATTTAGAAAAATTAAAAAAGACATTTTTATGA
- a CDS encoding ABC transporter ATP-binding protein, with protein sequence MAITIEHISKEYPGRRALVDVNFSVKRGRIHGFLGPNGAGKSTTMKIITGVLRPNGGSVKIMEGARIGYLPETPPLYGNMTVINYLNFVQQLYTLKVKKNLRPIDEILNKCGLIDVKSRLIRNLSKGYKQRVGIASTLVSNPEIIILDEPTVGLDPKAILEIRDLIKELSREHTVLLSTHQLHEANLLCEDITIINKGEILMTGAVEEIRSKISGTQQLEIEVEGLKEESLSKLEASCSVEISNRIESDRSIKLTLKAKEGGDHRAKISQFFSSEGAIVISLSERTLDLEGIFKEVTGVRHA encoded by the coding sequence ATGGCAATCACGATTGAACACATTTCTAAGGAATATCCTGGAAGAAGGGCCTTAGTGGATGTGAATTTTTCAGTAAAGCGTGGGCGCATTCATGGGTTTCTTGGACCAAATGGCGCTGGTAAGTCGACGACGATGAAAATTATCACAGGTGTGCTTAGACCCAATGGGGGAAGTGTAAAGATTATGGAAGGAGCAAGAATTGGCTACCTTCCTGAAACACCACCTCTATATGGAAATATGACTGTCATTAATTATCTAAACTTTGTTCAACAACTTTATACGTTGAAAGTTAAAAAGAATTTAAGGCCAATAGATGAAATTCTAAATAAGTGTGGTCTTATTGATGTTAAGTCTCGTCTTATCAGAAATCTTTCTAAAGGATATAAGCAAAGAGTAGGAATTGCTTCAACACTTGTGTCTAATCCTGAAATCATTATTTTAGATGAACCAACTGTTGGACTAGATCCTAAGGCCATTTTAGAAATTAGAGATCTCATTAAAGAGTTGAGTCGTGAACACACTGTACTTCTATCAACTCACCAATTGCATGAAGCTAATCTTCTTTGTGAGGATATAACAATCATCAATAAGGGTGAAATTCTTATGACGGGTGCTGTCGAGGAGATTCGTTCTAAAATTTCTGGAACTCAGCAATTAGAAATTGAAGTTGAAGGATTAAAAGAGGAGAGCTTATCAAAGCTTGAGGCTTCTTGTTCTGTTGAAATTTCAAATCGAATTGAAAGTGACCGTTCAATAAAGCTTACTTTAAAAGCAAAAGAGGGTGGAGATCATCGAGCGAAAATAAGTCAATTCTTTTCATCTGAAGGTGCGATTGTAATTAGCTTAAGTGAACGTACGCTCGATTTAGAGGGGATCTTTAAAGAAGTTACAGGAGTTCGTCATGCTTAA
- a CDS encoding TRAP transporter TatT component family protein: protein MKMPTFLTIILSLSLFTSCALVRKSAVSTASPIFVKATEGLEQESDLEHFKQGTPGNLMLLESLLYVSPSDKDILVSLVKGYSGYAFAIHETKYLEDLLAEKENSKAKKQALLNYSKAIKHGLSYLNLYGISFSDLERAVREEGGIPRFLEKEYDDDGRDIDAVLFLAQSLGSFINMNKTDMTLVARLGVAKGLFDWACNLNPDVNFGMCDIFYGAYEAARPRMLGGNPQKAKEIFSKAMKRWPKNWLIHVSYIQYYLIPMAEEEEYKQYKVILENAHNDFESSLLWSPSEKDENLGAPRMRIYQSLAFERFKIIKKMENDIF from the coding sequence ATGAAAATGCCTACATTTTTAACAATTATTCTCTCTCTTTCACTCTTTACATCTTGCGCTCTGGTTAGGAAATCTGCGGTTTCTACGGCATCTCCTATCTTTGTTAAGGCGACAGAAGGGCTAGAACAAGAGTCGGATCTCGAGCATTTTAAGCAAGGGACACCTGGTAACCTAATGCTCTTAGAGTCTCTTCTCTATGTTTCGCCATCGGACAAAGACATTCTTGTTAGCTTAGTGAAAGGTTATTCGGGATATGCATTTGCTATTCATGAGACAAAGTACTTAGAAGATCTTCTTGCTGAAAAAGAAAATTCAAAGGCCAAGAAGCAAGCACTTTTAAATTATTCAAAGGCCATTAAGCATGGACTTTCTTATTTAAATCTCTACGGAATTTCTTTTTCTGATTTAGAGAGAGCTGTTCGCGAAGAGGGTGGGATTCCAAGATTCTTAGAAAAAGAATACGACGATGATGGAAGAGATATTGATGCTGTTTTATTTCTCGCGCAATCTCTTGGCTCATTCATTAATATGAATAAAACAGATATGACTCTCGTTGCACGTCTTGGAGTTGCTAAAGGTCTTTTTGATTGGGCCTGTAACTTAAACCCAGATGTGAACTTTGGAATGTGTGATATCTTCTATGGTGCTTACGAAGCTGCGAGACCGAGAATGTTAGGTGGTAATCCACAGAAGGCAAAAGAGATTTTCTCAAAGGCGATGAAGAGATGGCCAAAGAACTGGCTTATCCATGTTAGTTACATTCAGTACTACCTCATCCCAATGGCCGAAGAAGAAGAGTATAAGCAATATAAGGTAATTCTTGAAAATGCCCATAATGACTTTGAAAGTTCACTTTTATGGTCTCCAAGTGAAAAAGATGAAAACCTTGGAGCTCCTCGAATGAGAATTTATCAGTCTCTCGCTTTTGAGCGTTTTAAGATTATCAAGAAAATGGAAAACGATATTTTTTAA
- a CDS encoding DHH family phosphoesterase, translating to MRIKEHFKKLTKKANKIVITTHIHPDADGIGSQIALCMALRKMGKDAICVNEEPLFERYKYLDPDNIVLGLEEYKAQYDVEQEIDLFIVADTNSLPRIGTNVQQLVLLSKDLLFIDHHPCPKELQAIHCIDTNTAATGELVGGLIEAIGVEFDEAIALALYTAIIIDTSSFRYPTVTGNTHALVSKLMAAGVKPPEAFNLINGTKKISHMQLLGKVLSSAQTTKDETIAWICLTEQMIENHESDAEDTHGFINHLLILDNIKVACMFRKIGKQVKVSLRSSDDSIDVGIMAQALGGGGHNHSAATVVEGELSDVVKRTISKIEKMLSQV from the coding sequence ATGAGAATTAAAGAACATTTTAAAAAGTTGACCAAAAAGGCCAACAAGATAGTTATTACAACTCACATTCATCCAGATGCCGATGGTATTGGCAGCCAAATCGCTCTTTGCATGGCCCTAAGAAAAATGGGAAAGGATGCTATTTGTGTTAATGAGGAGCCTCTCTTTGAGCGCTATAAATACCTCGATCCAGATAATATTGTCCTAGGTCTCGAAGAGTACAAGGCTCAATACGATGTTGAACAAGAAATCGACCTCTTCATTGTTGCCGATACCAATTCTCTTCCAAGAATCGGAACAAATGTTCAACAGCTCGTTCTCTTATCAAAAGATCTTTTATTTATTGATCACCACCCTTGTCCAAAGGAATTACAAGCGATTCATTGCATAGATACCAATACGGCCGCGACAGGAGAACTTGTTGGCGGGCTTATTGAGGCCATCGGTGTAGAATTTGATGAGGCCATCGCTCTCGCACTCTATACTGCGATCATCATAGATACTTCAAGCTTTCGCTATCCTACTGTGACAGGTAATACTCACGCACTTGTCTCAAAGCTCATGGCAGCAGGAGTAAAGCCTCCAGAGGCCTTCAATCTTATCAATGGAACCAAGAAAATATCTCATATGCAGCTACTTGGAAAAGTTCTTAGCTCTGCTCAAACCACAAAAGATGAAACCATTGCATGGATTTGTCTAACTGAACAAATGATTGAAAACCACGAGTCAGACGCTGAGGATACTCACGGCTTTATTAATCACCTTCTCATTCTCGATAATATCAAAGTTGCCTGTATGTTTAGAAAAATTGGTAAGCAAGTAAAAGTAAGTTTGAGATCTTCTGATGATAGTATCGATGTTGGAATTATGGCCCAGGCCCTTGGTGGTGGCGGTCACAACCACTCTGCCGCAACAGTAGTTGAAGGCGAATTAAGCGATGTGGTTAAGAGAACGATTTCAAAAATTGAGAAGATGCTCTCGCAAGTTTAG
- a CDS encoding TRAP transporter small permease has translation MTIIRKIDQGLDKLASGLLIATVFSMLLLSVSGIVLRWFNISFMWLDPLVRHLVFISAFLGGVLATGRQTHIGIEIIPKFLEAKGDVKNLAIIRVIIGIISTGTLVWISKASYDFFKIELQYGKEAFLGIHSGYLVGIIPAGFAFLAIRFFFSVFIQANKIKE, from the coding sequence ATGACGATTATAAGAAAAATAGATCAGGGCCTAGATAAGCTAGCTTCGGGACTGTTGATTGCAACAGTCTTTTCTATGCTTCTTCTAAGTGTTTCAGGGATTGTTTTACGTTGGTTCAATATTTCATTTATGTGGCTCGATCCACTGGTAAGACATCTCGTTTTTATAAGTGCCTTTCTTGGTGGTGTTCTCGCAACGGGAAGACAAACTCATATTGGAATTGAGATCATTCCTAAGTTTTTAGAGGCCAAGGGTGATGTTAAAAACCTTGCGATCATTCGTGTTATTATCGGTATTATTTCTACTGGAACACTCGTTTGGATTTCTAAGGCGAGTTATGATTTTTTTAAAATTGAGCTTCAGTATGGAAAAGAAGCCTTTCTTGGAATTCATAGTGGGTATCTCGTAGGAATTATCCCTGCGGGCTTTGCTTTTCTTGCAATCCGCTTCTTCTTTTCAGTCTTCATTCAAGCTAATAAAATAAAGGAATAA
- a CDS encoding TRAP transporter large permease — translation MGLALIVGIIFIAILGTPLFIVMALAALGAFTLSEVEVSAVAVEIYRLASAPTLLTIPLFTFAGYIMAESNAPKRLLRLAEAALGWIPGGVAIVSLVICAFFTAFTGASGVTIIALGGLLYPILKNEGYSEKFSLGLITTSGSLGLLFPPSLPIILYGLVANVDIDELFKAGIIPGTLLIVILSFWSIRNGALKMTRKKFDFNELVSAFKACFFEALLPVAVLYGIYGGLTTATEAAALTAFYILIVECFIYRDLNIFKDIPRVTLDSMALVGGILLILCCALGLTNYLVDEEVPMQILETMRTFLTNKYSFLLFLNIFLLVVGSLMDIFSAIIVVVPLIVPIAQEFDIHPIHLAIIFLTNLEIGYITPPVGINLFISSFRFKKPITELYRSSFPFLILLLIALVIITYIPQLSLFWVE, via the coding sequence ATGGGTCTTGCGCTAATCGTCGGTATTATCTTTATAGCTATTTTAGGGACTCCGCTTTTTATTGTGATGGCCTTAGCCGCCCTTGGAGCTTTCACTCTCTCTGAAGTTGAAGTCTCGGCGGTTGCTGTTGAAATTTATCGACTCGCTAGTGCTCCAACTCTTTTGACGATTCCTCTTTTTACTTTCGCTGGTTATATCATGGCCGAATCCAATGCACCTAAGCGTCTTCTAAGACTGGCTGAAGCAGCTTTGGGTTGGATTCCTGGTGGAGTTGCGATTGTTTCACTTGTTATCTGCGCTTTTTTTACGGCCTTTACAGGAGCCAGTGGGGTAACGATTATTGCCCTCGGTGGTCTTTTGTATCCAATTTTAAAAAATGAAGGATACAGCGAGAAATTTTCACTCGGACTTATTACAACATCTGGCTCGCTTGGACTTCTCTTTCCTCCAAGTTTGCCAATTATTCTTTACGGTCTCGTAGCGAATGTTGATATTGATGAGCTATTTAAAGCGGGGATTATCCCTGGAACTCTTCTCATCGTTATTCTCTCATTTTGGTCGATTCGAAATGGTGCTCTTAAAATGACGAGAAAGAAGTTTGATTTCAACGAACTTGTGAGTGCTTTTAAAGCCTGTTTCTTTGAGGCCCTTTTACCTGTTGCCGTTCTCTATGGAATCTATGGTGGTCTGACAACAGCAACTGAAGCTGCGGCCCTTACGGCGTTTTATATTTTAATAGTGGAATGTTTTATTTATAGAGACCTTAATATCTTTAAGGATATTCCACGAGTGACTCTCGATAGTATGGCCCTCGTTGGAGGAATTCTTCTCATTCTATGTTGTGCTCTTGGACTAACGAATTATCTTGTTGATGAAGAAGTTCCAATGCAAATCCTTGAGACGATGAGAACATTTCTAACGAATAAATATTCGTTCCTTCTGTTCTTAAATATCTTCCTTCTTGTCGTTGGAAGTTTAATGGATATTTTTAGTGCTATTATCGTTGTTGTTCCATTAATTGTCCCAATTGCTCAAGAATTTGATATCCATCCAATTCACTTGGCCATTATCTTTTTAACAAATTTAGAAATTGGCTACATTACACCTCCTGTAGGGATCAACCTCTTCATTAGTAGCTTTCGCTTTAAAAAGCCGATTACAGAGCTTTATCGCTCTTCTTTTCCCTTTTTAATTCTACTGCTTATTGCACTGGTTATTATTACCTATATTCCACAACTTAGCCTCTTTTGGGTAGAATGA
- a CDS encoding uracil phosphoribosyltransferase — translation MDQSYVNQKYSLSEIKHHYGENVHILSNPMAQSFLTKLSSPNAVQPILNSYIEYLYSTLLEAVVGHSFPRVKVQTDTRMKEFSEKGTLEIDVIDPNTHIVSVDLARAGIYPSHLCYHHLNFILDPKNLRQDHFYAQRKVNEKNEVVGVDVTGSKIGGPVDDAIILLPDPMGATGGSLSYAISHYKNEVKGKAKKFICMNLIVTPEYIKRMTTDHPDVEIFALRVDRGLSPKDVLLKEPGQEWDREVGLNEHQYIVPGAGGVGEVLNNAFI, via the coding sequence GTGGATCAAAGTTATGTGAATCAAAAGTACTCTCTTAGCGAAATTAAACATCACTATGGAGAGAATGTTCACATTCTATCTAATCCTATGGCCCAAAGCTTTCTCACAAAACTCTCTTCCCCAAATGCCGTTCAACCCATTTTAAATTCATACATCGAATATCTCTACAGTACTCTTTTAGAAGCTGTTGTTGGGCACTCGTTTCCAAGAGTCAAGGTCCAAACAGATACGAGAATGAAAGAATTTAGTGAAAAAGGGACACTCGAAATTGATGTGATTGATCCTAATACTCACATTGTTTCTGTGGATCTTGCGCGTGCCGGAATTTATCCAAGTCATCTTTGCTACCATCATTTAAACTTCATTCTCGATCCTAAAAATTTGAGACAAGACCACTTCTATGCCCAAAGAAAAGTGAATGAAAAAAATGAAGTTGTGGGAGTTGATGTGACGGGCTCAAAAATTGGTGGCCCAGTAGATGATGCGATCATTCTACTACCTGATCCGATGGGAGCTACTGGTGGTTCTCTTTCTTATGCAATCTCTCACTATAAAAATGAAGTGAAAGGTAAGGCAAAGAAATTCATTTGTATGAACTTAATTGTTACCCCTGAGTATATTAAACGAATGACAACTGATCATCCCGATGTTGAGATTTTTGCTCTTCGAGTCGATCGTGGACTTTCTCCAAAAGATGTCTTACTCAAAGAGCCTGGACAGGAGTGGGACCGTGAGGTTGGCTTAAACGAGCATCAGTATATCGTCCCCGGCGCTGGTGGGGTTGGTGAAGTTCTTAATAACGCCTTTATTTAA
- a CDS encoding TRAP transporter substrate-binding protein: MRVLLLSLFFFIQSAHAVTLKVGVLAPEGTNWAKSLKKMAKEIKEATNKKVKLKIYYGGAQGDEPDVLRKVRVGQLHGGIFTGKTLGDINGDVRVLEIPFTFYGDREKALATTQKLAPFLNTKFDKENFVNLGFFEIGLVYFVSQKNTGNISSLNGLKIWSWEGDKLVSSMIETMKLISVPLPLPDVLSSLSTGIVEAAYAPPLGILSLQWNTKVKYLVDFPIAYSVGAFLVSKKGWKKVKPEHQKIVREITSRYVNEINKVNAKDNQDALSAMKAMGISFLEFPKTDVEKGKEIRAKIVDKLTGKLFSKEALGKLEKEL; this comes from the coding sequence ATGAGAGTACTTTTATTAAGTTTATTCTTTTTTATTCAATCAGCTCACGCCGTTACACTTAAAGTCGGTGTTCTTGCTCCTGAGGGAACAAATTGGGCCAAGAGTCTAAAGAAGATGGCAAAAGAAATTAAAGAAGCGACAAATAAAAAAGTTAAGTTAAAGATTTATTACGGTGGAGCTCAAGGGGATGAGCCGGATGTTCTTAGAAAAGTTCGCGTAGGTCAACTTCACGGCGGTATCTTTACTGGAAAAACTCTTGGTGACATTAACGGTGATGTAAGAGTTCTCGAAATTCCATTCACTTTTTATGGTGATAGAGAAAAAGCGCTTGCGACAACTCAAAAGCTAGCTCCTTTTTTAAATACAAAATTTGATAAGGAAAACTTTGTAAACCTAGGTTTCTTTGAAATTGGTTTGGTCTACTTTGTTTCTCAAAAGAACACAGGGAATATCTCAAGCCTGAATGGACTTAAAATTTGGTCTTGGGAAGGGGATAAGCTTGTTTCAAGTATGATTGAAACAATGAAGCTCATCTCTGTTCCACTTCCACTTCCAGATGTTCTCTCTTCTCTTTCAACGGGAATTGTTGAAGCTGCTTATGCTCCACCTCTTGGGATTCTTTCTCTTCAGTGGAATACAAAAGTTAAGTATCTGGTAGATTTTCCAATTGCCTACTCTGTAGGGGCCTTCCTTGTATCTAAGAAGGGCTGGAAAAAAGTGAAGCCTGAGCATCAAAAAATTGTAAGAGAAATTACTTCTCGTTATGTAAATGAAATCAATAAAGTAAATGCTAAAGATAACCAAGATGCACTTTCAGCAATGAAGGCCATGGGGATCTCATTTCTCGAATTTCCAAAAACAGATGTTGAAAAGGGAAAAGAGATTCGTGCAAAAATTGTTGATAAGTTAACTGGGAAGCTTTTCTCTAAAGAAGCTCTTGGTAAATTGGAAAAAGAACTTTAA
- a CDS encoding ABC transporter permease: protein MLKGSMILMKKELSDYFSSPLIYIIAGVFSLIMGLLFYNFLVTNQELTNLSLANSILLPTFGAMNFLLMFIVPLLTMGHFAEESKNETLDLILRSDLSVVDIIIAKFLSTFFVVLFLVMLTLVFPIILSFSGYDQWAIVWTNYGAVLLSVCAYIAVGLFASSITENQIVSVVVSFSVLFAFLLLINMSSVTENYIVGMILQYFSIGFHHAHLSKGMVVSFNLVYYVSFVGFFSFLTYKSLDSRNW from the coding sequence ATGCTTAAAGGATCAATGATTTTGATGAAAAAAGAATTATCGGATTATTTTTCATCTCCTCTTATTTATATTATTGCAGGAGTCTTTAGTTTGATTATGGGACTTCTTTTTTATAACTTCTTGGTAACAAATCAAGAATTAACGAATCTCTCGCTAGCTAATTCAATTTTACTTCCGACCTTTGGTGCGATGAACTTTCTTCTAATGTTCATTGTTCCTCTTTTAACGATGGGACATTTTGCAGAGGAGAGTAAGAATGAAACACTCGATCTTATCTTGCGATCAGATCTAAGTGTTGTCGACATCATTATTGCAAAATTTCTTTCAACATTCTTTGTCGTACTCTTTCTTGTTATGTTGACGCTTGTCTTTCCAATCATTCTTTCTTTTTCTGGCTATGATCAATGGGCGATTGTTTGGACAAATTATGGAGCAGTTCTTCTTTCTGTGTGCGCTTATATCGCAGTCGGGCTCTTTGCTTCGAGTATTACAGAAAATCAAATCGTCTCTGTTGTGGTCTCCTTTTCAGTGTTATTTGCTTTTTTACTTTTAATTAATATGTCTTCAGTAACAGAAAATTATATTGTTGGAATGATTCTTCAGTATTTTAGTATTGGATTTCACCACGCCCATCTTTCAAAGGGAATGGTCGTAAGTTTTAATCTCGTATACTACGTAAGTTTTGTTGGATTCTTTTCTTTTCTAACTTACAAATCTTTAGATTCGAGGAATTGGTAA
- a CDS encoding thymidine kinase has translation MTGGIEVICGPMFSGKTEELIRRVRRAQIARQKIQIFKPGIDDRYHETDVVSHSSQAVKATPVKDSIEILQRLYDSTRIVAIDEVQFFDENIIKVIMKLARRGIRVICAGLDQDYRSEPFGPMPHLLAVADEVVKVQAICTVCGCPATKTYRKPNVQTKDQVLVGETDLYEARCRSHFDYFGEEDDLLAFSVKIEKENHQSSATIAEV, from the coding sequence ATGACAGGCGGAATTGAAGTCATCTGCGGACCCATGTTTTCTGGGAAAACAGAAGAATTAATTAGAAGAGTAAGAAGAGCGCAGATTGCTCGTCAGAAGATTCAAATCTTTAAACCAGGGATTGATGATCGTTATCACGAGACAGATGTCGTGAGCCATTCATCGCAAGCCGTTAAGGCAACTCCTGTTAAAGACTCAATTGAAATTCTACAAAGGCTCTATGATTCAACGAGAATTGTGGCCATTGATGAAGTTCAGTTCTTTGATGAAAATATTATTAAAGTAATCATGAAGCTTGCAAGGCGTGGTATCAGAGTTATTTGTGCTGGTCTTGATCAAGATTATAGAAGTGAGCCGTTTGGGCCAATGCCACATCTTCTGGCCGTTGCTGATGAAGTTGTGAAAGTTCAGGCCATTTGTACTGTTTGTGGATGTCCAGCGACAAAGACTTACAGAAAGCCAAATGTTCAAACAAAAGATCAAGTGCTCGTAGGTGAGACAGATCTCTACGAAGCTCGTTGTCGTTCACACTTTGATTATTTTGGAGAAGAAGATGATCTTCTCGCTTTTTCTGTTAAGATTGAAAAAGAAAATCATCAAAGTTCTGCAACGATAGCAGAAGTATAA
- a CDS encoding GldG family protein — MKKALLSFFNIINIVLYFIVIALWLSISDERVLVLSVTILTLIMTVVLLVVQRDKFKHYYMSHHFKMLTSTLVTTFLFFSILGVVNYLAFKNPLKKDFTGYQVNSLTEQTVKVTKSLDEKLSVKVFSKRDQFANIRTLIELYRQENANVQVEYIDASLRPDLVSSEQIFQLPAIVLEYKNKKEKISRLRELEFTNALIKLSRESLPVIYYVRDHQGPSVDEKNPTDLSFLKQLLVHSSYEFKELDLLSAREIPADATIVMIWGPKSGFLKEEIEVLDQYLTRGKSLIVGLDPTLNEDVFRNLRDLLITWGVRIHNNLVVDPKSNVRGSNGLAPIVKKFGKHPISEDYSGQVFFPVVSSVEYADSPFHKGVMKNLALSSNESWGETNFQELKENQVTYTPDQDRNGPLSFAGAWEQSDGNTRIVAFGNSTFVTNQYQKMVQNYIFLNSALDWLSGDDLISAFDRPQLKEEPVFISGPQIGIIFYFSVVALPVVFLITSIVFYRRRRVL, encoded by the coding sequence ATGAAAAAAGCTCTTTTAAGCTTCTTTAATATTATAAATATTGTGCTTTATTTTATCGTGATTGCTCTTTGGCTTTCAATAAGCGATGAGAGAGTCTTGGTTCTGTCGGTGACTATTCTAACTTTAATCATGACCGTTGTTCTCTTAGTTGTCCAAAGAGACAAGTTTAAGCACTACTACATGTCTCATCATTTTAAAATGTTAACGAGCACTCTTGTAACGACCTTTCTTTTCTTCTCTATTTTAGGAGTTGTTAATTACTTGGCCTTTAAAAATCCTCTGAAAAAAGATTTCACAGGTTATCAAGTGAACTCTTTAACAGAGCAAACGGTTAAAGTCACAAAGTCTCTCGATGAAAAACTCTCTGTTAAGGTTTTTTCAAAGCGTGATCAATTTGCCAATATTCGAACGCTAATTGAATTGTACCGTCAAGAGAATGCAAATGTTCAGGTTGAATATATTGATGCTTCACTTAGGCCAGATCTTGTTAGTAGTGAGCAGATCTTTCAACTACCCGCGATTGTACTTGAATATAAAAATAAAAAAGAAAAGATCTCTCGCCTAAGAGAGCTTGAATTCACAAATGCTTTGATTAAGCTCTCACGTGAATCTCTTCCAGTTATTTATTATGTTAGGGATCACCAAGGTCCAAGTGTAGATGAAAAAAATCCGACGGATCTTAGTTTTCTAAAGCAATTACTTGTTCATTCTTCTTACGAATTTAAAGAGCTCGATCTTCTCTCTGCTCGCGAGATTCCCGCCGATGCCACAATTGTAATGATTTGGGGACCAAAGAGCGGATTTTTAAAAGAAGAGATTGAAGTACTCGACCAATATCTCACTAGGGGGAAATCTCTTATTGTAGGACTTGATCCAACTTTGAATGAAGATGTTTTTAGAAATCTTCGCGATCTTCTCATTACTTGGGGTGTTCGAATTCATAACAACCTTGTTGTCGACCCTAAATCAAATGTTCGCGGTTCCAATGGGCTTGCTCCTATTGTAAAAAAGTTTGGTAAGCATCCTATTTCTGAAGACTACAGTGGACAAGTTTTCTTTCCTGTTGTTTCTAGTGTGGAATATGCTGATTCTCCTTTTCATAAAGGCGTTATGAAAAATCTTGCACTCTCTTCAAACGAGAGTTGGGGTGAGACAAATTTTCAAGAATTAAAAGAAAATCAAGTGACCTATACTCCCGATCAAGATCGAAATGGACCTCTTTCTTTTGCCGGGGCCTGGGAGCAAAGTGACGGTAATACTCGAATTGTTGCTTTTGGAAATTCAACTTTTGTAACTAACCAATATCAAAAGATGGTTCAAAACTATATTTTCTTAAATAGTGCACTGGATTGGCTTTCTGGGGATGATCTCATCTCAGCTTTTGATAGACCGCAATTGAAAGAGGAGCCTGTCTTTATTAGTGGGCCTCAGATTGGAATTATTTTTTATTTCTCAGTCGTTGCTCTGCCTGTTGTTTTTTTGATTACATCAATTGTTTTTTATCGAAGAAGACGTGTTTTATAG